The proteins below come from a single Anguilla rostrata isolate EN2019 chromosome 3, ASM1855537v3, whole genome shotgun sequence genomic window:
- the LOC135249805 gene encoding hepatitis A virus cellular receptor 1 homolog isoform X6, translating into MCTCGCVFEHFTMSALYGHIFLTGLLFYLFPVGECTRVVYGYLGHSVTLPCRYNAGYYGGLHMCWGRGYIPNSGCNNEIISTDGNKVTWRKLDRYNLLGRVKAGDVSLTIRNTVGSDAGIYGCRVHIPGWFNDQKDTVHLILTTAPTTTQKPRTTERETTPSTTTAPTTTQPPGTTERETTPSTTTAPTTTQTPGTTERETTPSTTTAPVTTTQIPATTNQERTSSPTQGPVITTEGPLSSPLPTGAKTTRTTQNTPVPSDWPTDAEAIGKLATDTSTQGDWEHLTARPTLGQTSESSIPLAEKAQMLRPHLLWILVPALPLVAVLVTAIVFRMRQQHKTGYFHVGSTGEVRGVTTPDPTLELETRKPEMKDMVTLQEGENAERCP; encoded by the exons atgtgtacTTGTGGGTGCGTCTTTGAGCACTTCACCATGAGCGCACTCTATGGGCACATCTTCCTGACTGGACTCCTGTTCTACCTGTTCCCAG TCGGCGAATGCACGCGAGTAGTTTACGGATATTTGGGACACAGCGTCACCCTCCCCTGCAGATACAACGCAGGTTACTACGGCGGGCTGCACAtgtgctgggggcggggctacatcCCTAACAGCGGCTGTAACAATGAAATTATTTCTACCGACGGCAACAAAGTGACCTGGAGGAAATTGGACAGATACAATTTACTGGGGCGCGTGAAGGCCGGAGACGTGTCTCTGACCATCAGGAACACCGTAGGAAGCGACGCGGGCATCTACGGCTGCCGCGTGCATATCCCGGGATGGTTCAACGATCAGAAGGACACGGTCCACCTGATCCTGACCACCG CACCTACTACAACACAAAAACCTAggactacagagagagagaccactcCAAGTACAACTACAG CACCTACTACAACACAACCACCTGggactacagagagagagaccactcCAAGTACAACTACAG CACCTACTACAACACAAACACCTGGGACTACAGAAAGAGAGACCACTCCAAGTACAACTACAG CACCTGTTACGACGACGCAGATACCTGCCACTACTAATCAGGAGAGGACAAGCAGTCCAACGCAAG GGCCTGTTATAACGACAGAAGGACCTCTTTCATCTCCCCTTCCTACTGGCGCCAAAACTACACGGACCACACAAA ACACGCCTGTTCCTTCCGATTGGCCCACTGACGCAGAGGCTATAGGCAAACTGGCCACTGATACTTCCACACAAG GTGACTGGGAGCATTTGACAGCGAGGCCTACTTTGGGACAGACATCTGAGAGCTCCATCCCATTGGCTGAGAAG GCACAGATGCTCAGGCCCCATCTGCTTTGGATTTTGGTTCCGGCCCTACCCTTGGTCGCTGTACTGGTGACTGCAATCGTTTTCCGAATGC GACAGCAGCATAAAACGGGCTATTTTCACGT AGGAAGCACAGGCGAGGTAAGAGGCGTcacgacccctgaccccaccctGGAGCTGGAAACCAGGAAGCCGGAGATGAAGGACATGGTCACCCTGCAGGAAGGAGAGAACGCTGAAAGATGCCCTTGA
- the LOC135249805 gene encoding T-cell immunoglobulin and mucin domain-containing protein 4-like isoform X4: MCTCGCVFEHFTMSALYGHIFLTGLLFYLFPVGECTRVVYGYLGHSVTLPCRYNAGYYGGLHMCWGRGYIPNSGCNNEIISTDGNKVTWRKLDRYNLLGRVKAGDVSLTIRNTVGSDAGIYGCRVHIPGWFNDQKDTVHLILTTAPTTTQKPRTTERETTPSTTTAPTTTQTPGTTERETTPSTTTAPVTTTQIPATTNQERTSSPTQGPVITTEGPLSSPLPTGAKTTRTTQNTPVPSDWPTDAEAIGKLATDTSTQVLPHAGQSTPVTTEATPLSYWLTNPGTKQKGTDNIHAQGDWEHLTARPTLGQTSESSIPLAEKAQMLRPHLLWILVPALPLVAVLVTAIVFRMRQQHKTGYFHVGSTGEVRGVTTPDPTLELETRKPEMKDMVTLQEGENAERCP, from the exons atgtgtacTTGTGGGTGCGTCTTTGAGCACTTCACCATGAGCGCACTCTATGGGCACATCTTCCTGACTGGACTCCTGTTCTACCTGTTCCCAG TCGGCGAATGCACGCGAGTAGTTTACGGATATTTGGGACACAGCGTCACCCTCCCCTGCAGATACAACGCAGGTTACTACGGCGGGCTGCACAtgtgctgggggcggggctacatcCCTAACAGCGGCTGTAACAATGAAATTATTTCTACCGACGGCAACAAAGTGACCTGGAGGAAATTGGACAGATACAATTTACTGGGGCGCGTGAAGGCCGGAGACGTGTCTCTGACCATCAGGAACACCGTAGGAAGCGACGCGGGCATCTACGGCTGCCGCGTGCATATCCCGGGATGGTTCAACGATCAGAAGGACACGGTCCACCTGATCCTGACCACCG CACCTACTACAACACAAAAACCTAggactacagagagagagaccactcCAAGTACAACTACAG CACCTACTACAACACAAACACCTGGGACTACAGAAAGAGAGACCACTCCAAGTACAACTACAG CACCTGTTACGACGACGCAGATACCTGCCACTACTAATCAGGAGAGGACAAGCAGTCCAACGCAAG GGCCTGTTATAACGACAGAAGGACCTCTTTCATCTCCCCTTCCTACTGGCGCCAAAACTACACGGACCACACAAA ACACGCCTGTTCCTTCCGATTGGCCCACTGACGCAGAGGCTATAGGCAAACTGGCCACTGATACTTCCACACAAG TTCTGCCACATGCAGGACAGAGTACTCCTGTGACGACAGAGGCAACTCCATTATCCTATTGGCTGACTAACCCTGGGACCAAACAGAAAGGGACTGATAACATTCATGCACAAG GTGACTGGGAGCATTTGACAGCGAGGCCTACTTTGGGACAGACATCTGAGAGCTCCATCCCATTGGCTGAGAAG GCACAGATGCTCAGGCCCCATCTGCTTTGGATTTTGGTTCCGGCCCTACCCTTGGTCGCTGTACTGGTGACTGCAATCGTTTTCCGAATGC GACAGCAGCATAAAACGGGCTATTTTCACGT AGGAAGCACAGGCGAGGTAAGAGGCGTcacgacccctgaccccaccctGGAGCTGGAAACCAGGAAGCCGGAGATGAAGGACATGGTCACCCTGCAGGAAGGAGAGAACGCTGAAAGATGCCCTTGA
- the LOC135249805 gene encoding hepatitis A virus cellular receptor 1 homolog isoform X2 → MCTCGCVFEHFTMSALYGHIFLTGLLFYLFPVGECTRVVYGYLGHSVTLPCRYNAGYYGGLHMCWGRGYIPNSGCNNEIISTDGNKVTWRKLDRYNLLGRVKAGDVSLTIRNTVGSDAGIYGCRVHIPGWFNDQKDTVHLILTTAPTTTQKPRTTERETTPSTTTAPTTTQPPGTTERETTPSTTTAPTTTQTPGTTERETTPSTTTAPVTTTQIPATTNQERTSSPTQGPVITTEGPLSSPLPTGAKTTRTTQNTPVPSDWPTDAEAIGKLATDTSTQVLPHAGQSTPVTTEATPLSYWLTNPGTKQKGTDNIHAQGDWEHLTARPTLGQTSESSIPLAEKMLRPHLLWILVPALPLVAVLVTAIVFRMRQQHKTGYFHVGSTGEVRGVTTPDPTLELETRKPEMKDMVTLQEGENAERCP, encoded by the exons atgtgtacTTGTGGGTGCGTCTTTGAGCACTTCACCATGAGCGCACTCTATGGGCACATCTTCCTGACTGGACTCCTGTTCTACCTGTTCCCAG TCGGCGAATGCACGCGAGTAGTTTACGGATATTTGGGACACAGCGTCACCCTCCCCTGCAGATACAACGCAGGTTACTACGGCGGGCTGCACAtgtgctgggggcggggctacatcCCTAACAGCGGCTGTAACAATGAAATTATTTCTACCGACGGCAACAAAGTGACCTGGAGGAAATTGGACAGATACAATTTACTGGGGCGCGTGAAGGCCGGAGACGTGTCTCTGACCATCAGGAACACCGTAGGAAGCGACGCGGGCATCTACGGCTGCCGCGTGCATATCCCGGGATGGTTCAACGATCAGAAGGACACGGTCCACCTGATCCTGACCACCG CACCTACTACAACACAAAAACCTAggactacagagagagagaccactcCAAGTACAACTACAG CACCTACTACAACACAACCACCTGggactacagagagagagaccactcCAAGTACAACTACAG CACCTACTACAACACAAACACCTGGGACTACAGAAAGAGAGACCACTCCAAGTACAACTACAG CACCTGTTACGACGACGCAGATACCTGCCACTACTAATCAGGAGAGGACAAGCAGTCCAACGCAAG GGCCTGTTATAACGACAGAAGGACCTCTTTCATCTCCCCTTCCTACTGGCGCCAAAACTACACGGACCACACAAA ACACGCCTGTTCCTTCCGATTGGCCCACTGACGCAGAGGCTATAGGCAAACTGGCCACTGATACTTCCACACAAG TTCTGCCACATGCAGGACAGAGTACTCCTGTGACGACAGAGGCAACTCCATTATCCTATTGGCTGACTAACCCTGGGACCAAACAGAAAGGGACTGATAACATTCATGCACAAG GTGACTGGGAGCATTTGACAGCGAGGCCTACTTTGGGACAGACATCTGAGAGCTCCATCCCATTGGCTGAGAAG ATGCTCAGGCCCCATCTGCTTTGGATTTTGGTTCCGGCCCTACCCTTGGTCGCTGTACTGGTGACTGCAATCGTTTTCCGAATGC GACAGCAGCATAAAACGGGCTATTTTCACGT AGGAAGCACAGGCGAGGTAAGAGGCGTcacgacccctgaccccaccctGGAGCTGGAAACCAGGAAGCCGGAGATGAAGGACATGGTCACCCTGCAGGAAGGAGAGAACGCTGAAAGATGCCCTTGA
- the LOC135249805 gene encoding hepatitis A virus cellular receptor 1 homolog isoform X9, which yields MCTCGCVFEHFTMSALYGHIFLTGLLFYLFPVGECTRVVYGYLGHSVTLPCRYNAGYYGGLHMCWGRGYIPNSGCNNEIISTDGNKVTWRKLDRYNLLGRVKAGDVSLTIRNTVGSDAGIYGCRVHIPGWFNDQKDTVHLILTTAPTTTQPPGTTERETTPSTTTAPVTTTQIPATTNQERTSSPTQGPVITTEGPLSSPLPTGAKTTRTTQNTPVPSDWPTDAEAIGKLATDTSTQVLPHAGQSTPVTTEATPLSYWLTNPGTKQKGTDNIHAQGDWEHLTARPTLGQTSESSIPLAEKAQMLRPHLLWILVPALPLVAVLVTAIVFRMRQQHKTGYFHVGSTGEVRGVTTPDPTLELETRKPEMKDMVTLQEGENAERCP from the exons atgtgtacTTGTGGGTGCGTCTTTGAGCACTTCACCATGAGCGCACTCTATGGGCACATCTTCCTGACTGGACTCCTGTTCTACCTGTTCCCAG TCGGCGAATGCACGCGAGTAGTTTACGGATATTTGGGACACAGCGTCACCCTCCCCTGCAGATACAACGCAGGTTACTACGGCGGGCTGCACAtgtgctgggggcggggctacatcCCTAACAGCGGCTGTAACAATGAAATTATTTCTACCGACGGCAACAAAGTGACCTGGAGGAAATTGGACAGATACAATTTACTGGGGCGCGTGAAGGCCGGAGACGTGTCTCTGACCATCAGGAACACCGTAGGAAGCGACGCGGGCATCTACGGCTGCCGCGTGCATATCCCGGGATGGTTCAACGATCAGAAGGACACGGTCCACCTGATCCTGACCACCG CACCTACTACAACACAACCACCTGggactacagagagagagaccactcCAAGTACAACTACAG CACCTGTTACGACGACGCAGATACCTGCCACTACTAATCAGGAGAGGACAAGCAGTCCAACGCAAG GGCCTGTTATAACGACAGAAGGACCTCTTTCATCTCCCCTTCCTACTGGCGCCAAAACTACACGGACCACACAAA ACACGCCTGTTCCTTCCGATTGGCCCACTGACGCAGAGGCTATAGGCAAACTGGCCACTGATACTTCCACACAAG TTCTGCCACATGCAGGACAGAGTACTCCTGTGACGACAGAGGCAACTCCATTATCCTATTGGCTGACTAACCCTGGGACCAAACAGAAAGGGACTGATAACATTCATGCACAAG GTGACTGGGAGCATTTGACAGCGAGGCCTACTTTGGGACAGACATCTGAGAGCTCCATCCCATTGGCTGAGAAG GCACAGATGCTCAGGCCCCATCTGCTTTGGATTTTGGTTCCGGCCCTACCCTTGGTCGCTGTACTGGTGACTGCAATCGTTTTCCGAATGC GACAGCAGCATAAAACGGGCTATTTTCACGT AGGAAGCACAGGCGAGGTAAGAGGCGTcacgacccctgaccccaccctGGAGCTGGAAACCAGGAAGCCGGAGATGAAGGACATGGTCACCCTGCAGGAAGGAGAGAACGCTGAAAGATGCCCTTGA
- the LOC135249805 gene encoding T-cell immunoglobulin and mucin domain-containing protein 4-like isoform X5, with amino-acid sequence MCTCGCVFEHFTMSALYGHIFLTGLLFYLFPVGECTRVVYGYLGHSVTLPCRYNAGYYGGLHMCWGRGYIPNSGCNNEIISTDGNKVTWRKLDRYNLLGRVKAGDVSLTIRNTVGSDAGIYGCRVHIPGWFNDQKDTVHLILTTAPTTTQKPRTTERETTPSTTTAPTTTQPPGTTERETTPSTTTAPVTTTQIPATTNQERTSSPTQGPVITTEGPLSSPLPTGAKTTRTTQNTPVPSDWPTDAEAIGKLATDTSTQVLPHAGQSTPVTTEATPLSYWLTNPGTKQKGTDNIHAQGDWEHLTARPTLGQTSESSIPLAEKAQMLRPHLLWILVPALPLVAVLVTAIVFRMRQQHKTGYFHVGSTGEVRGVTTPDPTLELETRKPEMKDMVTLQEGENAERCP; translated from the exons atgtgtacTTGTGGGTGCGTCTTTGAGCACTTCACCATGAGCGCACTCTATGGGCACATCTTCCTGACTGGACTCCTGTTCTACCTGTTCCCAG TCGGCGAATGCACGCGAGTAGTTTACGGATATTTGGGACACAGCGTCACCCTCCCCTGCAGATACAACGCAGGTTACTACGGCGGGCTGCACAtgtgctgggggcggggctacatcCCTAACAGCGGCTGTAACAATGAAATTATTTCTACCGACGGCAACAAAGTGACCTGGAGGAAATTGGACAGATACAATTTACTGGGGCGCGTGAAGGCCGGAGACGTGTCTCTGACCATCAGGAACACCGTAGGAAGCGACGCGGGCATCTACGGCTGCCGCGTGCATATCCCGGGATGGTTCAACGATCAGAAGGACACGGTCCACCTGATCCTGACCACCG CACCTACTACAACACAAAAACCTAggactacagagagagagaccactcCAAGTACAACTACAG CACCTACTACAACACAACCACCTGggactacagagagagagaccactcCAAGTACAACTACAG CACCTGTTACGACGACGCAGATACCTGCCACTACTAATCAGGAGAGGACAAGCAGTCCAACGCAAG GGCCTGTTATAACGACAGAAGGACCTCTTTCATCTCCCCTTCCTACTGGCGCCAAAACTACACGGACCACACAAA ACACGCCTGTTCCTTCCGATTGGCCCACTGACGCAGAGGCTATAGGCAAACTGGCCACTGATACTTCCACACAAG TTCTGCCACATGCAGGACAGAGTACTCCTGTGACGACAGAGGCAACTCCATTATCCTATTGGCTGACTAACCCTGGGACCAAACAGAAAGGGACTGATAACATTCATGCACAAG GTGACTGGGAGCATTTGACAGCGAGGCCTACTTTGGGACAGACATCTGAGAGCTCCATCCCATTGGCTGAGAAG GCACAGATGCTCAGGCCCCATCTGCTTTGGATTTTGGTTCCGGCCCTACCCTTGGTCGCTGTACTGGTGACTGCAATCGTTTTCCGAATGC GACAGCAGCATAAAACGGGCTATTTTCACGT AGGAAGCACAGGCGAGGTAAGAGGCGTcacgacccctgaccccaccctGGAGCTGGAAACCAGGAAGCCGGAGATGAAGGACATGGTCACCCTGCAGGAAGGAGAGAACGCTGAAAGATGCCCTTGA
- the LOC135249805 gene encoding hepatitis A virus cellular receptor 1 homolog isoform X8, producing MCTCGCVFEHFTMSALYGHIFLTGLLFYLFPVGECTRVVYGYLGHSVTLPCRYNAGYYGGLHMCWGRGYIPNSGCNNEIISTDGNKVTWRKLDRYNLLGRVKAGDVSLTIRNTVGSDAGIYGCRVHIPGWFNDQKDTVHLILTTAPTTTQTPGTTERETTPSTTTAPVTTTQIPATTNQERTSSPTQGPVITTEGPLSSPLPTGAKTTRTTQNTPVPSDWPTDAEAIGKLATDTSTQVLPHAGQSTPVTTEATPLSYWLTNPGTKQKGTDNIHAQGDWEHLTARPTLGQTSESSIPLAEKAQMLRPHLLWILVPALPLVAVLVTAIVFRMRQQHKTGYFHVGSTGEVRGVTTPDPTLELETRKPEMKDMVTLQEGENAERCP from the exons atgtgtacTTGTGGGTGCGTCTTTGAGCACTTCACCATGAGCGCACTCTATGGGCACATCTTCCTGACTGGACTCCTGTTCTACCTGTTCCCAG TCGGCGAATGCACGCGAGTAGTTTACGGATATTTGGGACACAGCGTCACCCTCCCCTGCAGATACAACGCAGGTTACTACGGCGGGCTGCACAtgtgctgggggcggggctacatcCCTAACAGCGGCTGTAACAATGAAATTATTTCTACCGACGGCAACAAAGTGACCTGGAGGAAATTGGACAGATACAATTTACTGGGGCGCGTGAAGGCCGGAGACGTGTCTCTGACCATCAGGAACACCGTAGGAAGCGACGCGGGCATCTACGGCTGCCGCGTGCATATCCCGGGATGGTTCAACGATCAGAAGGACACGGTCCACCTGATCCTGACCACCG CACCTACTACAACACAAACACCTGGGACTACAGAAAGAGAGACCACTCCAAGTACAACTACAG CACCTGTTACGACGACGCAGATACCTGCCACTACTAATCAGGAGAGGACAAGCAGTCCAACGCAAG GGCCTGTTATAACGACAGAAGGACCTCTTTCATCTCCCCTTCCTACTGGCGCCAAAACTACACGGACCACACAAA ACACGCCTGTTCCTTCCGATTGGCCCACTGACGCAGAGGCTATAGGCAAACTGGCCACTGATACTTCCACACAAG TTCTGCCACATGCAGGACAGAGTACTCCTGTGACGACAGAGGCAACTCCATTATCCTATTGGCTGACTAACCCTGGGACCAAACAGAAAGGGACTGATAACATTCATGCACAAG GTGACTGGGAGCATTTGACAGCGAGGCCTACTTTGGGACAGACATCTGAGAGCTCCATCCCATTGGCTGAGAAG GCACAGATGCTCAGGCCCCATCTGCTTTGGATTTTGGTTCCGGCCCTACCCTTGGTCGCTGTACTGGTGACTGCAATCGTTTTCCGAATGC GACAGCAGCATAAAACGGGCTATTTTCACGT AGGAAGCACAGGCGAGGTAAGAGGCGTcacgacccctgaccccaccctGGAGCTGGAAACCAGGAAGCCGGAGATGAAGGACATGGTCACCCTGCAGGAAGGAGAGAACGCTGAAAGATGCCCTTGA
- the LOC135249805 gene encoding hepatitis A virus cellular receptor 1 homolog isoform X1: protein MCTCGCVFEHFTMSALYGHIFLTGLLFYLFPVGECTRVVYGYLGHSVTLPCRYNAGYYGGLHMCWGRGYIPNSGCNNEIISTDGNKVTWRKLDRYNLLGRVKAGDVSLTIRNTVGSDAGIYGCRVHIPGWFNDQKDTVHLILTTAPTTTQKPRTTERETTPSTTTAPTTTQPPGTTERETTPSTTTAPTTTQTPGTTERETTPSTTTAPVTTTQIPATTNQERTSSPTQGPVITTEGPLSSPLPTGAKTTRTTQNTPVPSDWPTDAEAIGKLATDTSTQVLPHAGQSTPVTTEATPLSYWLTNPGTKQKGTDNIHAQGDWEHLTARPTLGQTSESSIPLAEKAQMLRPHLLWILVPALPLVAVLVTAIVFRMRQQHKTGYFHVGSTGEVRGVTTPDPTLELETRKPEMKDMVTLQEGENAERCP, encoded by the exons atgtgtacTTGTGGGTGCGTCTTTGAGCACTTCACCATGAGCGCACTCTATGGGCACATCTTCCTGACTGGACTCCTGTTCTACCTGTTCCCAG TCGGCGAATGCACGCGAGTAGTTTACGGATATTTGGGACACAGCGTCACCCTCCCCTGCAGATACAACGCAGGTTACTACGGCGGGCTGCACAtgtgctgggggcggggctacatcCCTAACAGCGGCTGTAACAATGAAATTATTTCTACCGACGGCAACAAAGTGACCTGGAGGAAATTGGACAGATACAATTTACTGGGGCGCGTGAAGGCCGGAGACGTGTCTCTGACCATCAGGAACACCGTAGGAAGCGACGCGGGCATCTACGGCTGCCGCGTGCATATCCCGGGATGGTTCAACGATCAGAAGGACACGGTCCACCTGATCCTGACCACCG CACCTACTACAACACAAAAACCTAggactacagagagagagaccactcCAAGTACAACTACAG CACCTACTACAACACAACCACCTGggactacagagagagagaccactcCAAGTACAACTACAG CACCTACTACAACACAAACACCTGGGACTACAGAAAGAGAGACCACTCCAAGTACAACTACAG CACCTGTTACGACGACGCAGATACCTGCCACTACTAATCAGGAGAGGACAAGCAGTCCAACGCAAG GGCCTGTTATAACGACAGAAGGACCTCTTTCATCTCCCCTTCCTACTGGCGCCAAAACTACACGGACCACACAAA ACACGCCTGTTCCTTCCGATTGGCCCACTGACGCAGAGGCTATAGGCAAACTGGCCACTGATACTTCCACACAAG TTCTGCCACATGCAGGACAGAGTACTCCTGTGACGACAGAGGCAACTCCATTATCCTATTGGCTGACTAACCCTGGGACCAAACAGAAAGGGACTGATAACATTCATGCACAAG GTGACTGGGAGCATTTGACAGCGAGGCCTACTTTGGGACAGACATCTGAGAGCTCCATCCCATTGGCTGAGAAG GCACAGATGCTCAGGCCCCATCTGCTTTGGATTTTGGTTCCGGCCCTACCCTTGGTCGCTGTACTGGTGACTGCAATCGTTTTCCGAATGC GACAGCAGCATAAAACGGGCTATTTTCACGT AGGAAGCACAGGCGAGGTAAGAGGCGTcacgacccctgaccccaccctGGAGCTGGAAACCAGGAAGCCGGAGATGAAGGACATGGTCACCCTGCAGGAAGGAGAGAACGCTGAAAGATGCCCTTGA
- the LOC135249805 gene encoding hepatitis A virus cellular receptor 1 homolog isoform X7 gives MCTCGCVFEHFTMSALYGHIFLTGLLFYLFPVGECTRVVYGYLGHSVTLPCRYNAGYYGGLHMCWGRGYIPNSGCNNEIISTDGNKVTWRKLDRYNLLGRVKAGDVSLTIRNTVGSDAGIYGCRVHIPGWFNDQKDTVHLILTTAPTTTQKPRTTERETTPSTTTAPTTTQPPGTTERETTPSTTTAPTTTQTPGTTERETTPSTTTAPVTTTQIPATTNQERTSSPTQGPVITTEGPLSSPLPTGAKTTRTTQNTPVPSDWPTDAEAIGKLATDTSTQGDWEHLTARPTLGQTSESSIPLAEKMLRPHLLWILVPALPLVAVLVTAIVFRMRQQHKTGYFHVGSTGEVRGVTTPDPTLELETRKPEMKDMVTLQEGENAERCP, from the exons atgtgtacTTGTGGGTGCGTCTTTGAGCACTTCACCATGAGCGCACTCTATGGGCACATCTTCCTGACTGGACTCCTGTTCTACCTGTTCCCAG TCGGCGAATGCACGCGAGTAGTTTACGGATATTTGGGACACAGCGTCACCCTCCCCTGCAGATACAACGCAGGTTACTACGGCGGGCTGCACAtgtgctgggggcggggctacatcCCTAACAGCGGCTGTAACAATGAAATTATTTCTACCGACGGCAACAAAGTGACCTGGAGGAAATTGGACAGATACAATTTACTGGGGCGCGTGAAGGCCGGAGACGTGTCTCTGACCATCAGGAACACCGTAGGAAGCGACGCGGGCATCTACGGCTGCCGCGTGCATATCCCGGGATGGTTCAACGATCAGAAGGACACGGTCCACCTGATCCTGACCACCG CACCTACTACAACACAAAAACCTAggactacagagagagagaccactcCAAGTACAACTACAG CACCTACTACAACACAACCACCTGggactacagagagagagaccactcCAAGTACAACTACAG CACCTACTACAACACAAACACCTGGGACTACAGAAAGAGAGACCACTCCAAGTACAACTACAG CACCTGTTACGACGACGCAGATACCTGCCACTACTAATCAGGAGAGGACAAGCAGTCCAACGCAAG GGCCTGTTATAACGACAGAAGGACCTCTTTCATCTCCCCTTCCTACTGGCGCCAAAACTACACGGACCACACAAA ACACGCCTGTTCCTTCCGATTGGCCCACTGACGCAGAGGCTATAGGCAAACTGGCCACTGATACTTCCACACAAG GTGACTGGGAGCATTTGACAGCGAGGCCTACTTTGGGACAGACATCTGAGAGCTCCATCCCATTGGCTGAGAAG ATGCTCAGGCCCCATCTGCTTTGGATTTTGGTTCCGGCCCTACCCTTGGTCGCTGTACTGGTGACTGCAATCGTTTTCCGAATGC GACAGCAGCATAAAACGGGCTATTTTCACGT AGGAAGCACAGGCGAGGTAAGAGGCGTcacgacccctgaccccaccctGGAGCTGGAAACCAGGAAGCCGGAGATGAAGGACATGGTCACCCTGCAGGAAGGAGAGAACGCTGAAAGATGCCCTTGA